One region of Glutamicibacter sp. B1 genomic DNA includes:
- the glsA gene encoding glutaminase A, producing the protein MNYPSEGNNETIPTDFDDVVQQVSTGELEHDQIDQLLRQAHERYADVDEGLLAHYIPVLGQADPNLFGIAMSHVGGSVHSVGDCGYHFSIQSISKMFVYALVLQEHGREAVRERIGVNNTGMSFNSVMAFELNNGHPMNAMVNAGAIATTSMIPGKTAAKKWENVREGLSAFAGRSLSLDDEVYHSESLANERNKALGYLLKSNGRLDEDPFDAVDVYTKQCSLNVTAHDLAIMGATLADGGVNPVTGQRVIDADVCRDTLAVVATNGLYERSGEWLFEIGIPAKSGVSGGIVAVAPGKGAIGAFSPPLDMAGNSVRAQLAIGQLSRAMGLNLFASAPNG; encoded by the coding sequence GTGAACTATCCTTCGGAAGGTAATAACGAGACCATCCCAACAGATTTTGACGATGTGGTCCAGCAGGTTTCTACCGGTGAGCTGGAACATGATCAGATCGATCAGTTGTTGCGGCAAGCGCACGAACGCTATGCGGATGTTGATGAGGGCCTGTTGGCTCACTACATCCCGGTTCTTGGCCAAGCGGACCCGAACCTTTTTGGCATTGCCATGTCTCACGTCGGTGGTTCGGTGCACTCGGTGGGGGACTGCGGTTATCACTTCTCCATTCAGTCCATCTCCAAGATGTTTGTCTACGCTCTAGTTCTTCAGGAACATGGTCGAGAAGCGGTACGTGAACGCATCGGGGTGAACAACACCGGAATGTCGTTCAACTCGGTCATGGCCTTCGAACTAAATAATGGTCACCCGATGAATGCGATGGTCAATGCAGGGGCAATTGCCACCACGTCGATGATCCCCGGAAAGACCGCAGCAAAAAAGTGGGAGAACGTTCGGGAAGGACTCTCAGCTTTTGCTGGTCGTTCGTTGAGCCTAGATGACGAGGTTTACCATTCTGAGTCGTTGGCTAACGAGCGCAATAAGGCCTTGGGATACTTGCTCAAAAGTAACGGACGATTAGATGAGGATCCCTTTGACGCTGTTGATGTGTACACAAAACAGTGCTCGCTAAACGTCACCGCACATGACCTAGCCATCATGGGCGCCACCTTGGCTGATGGTGGAGTCAATCCGGTCACCGGCCAACGTGTCATCGATGCGGATGTTTGCCGAGACACCTTGGCTGTGGTGGCCACCAATGGCCTGTACGAACGCTCGGGCGAATGGCTTTTTGAAATTGGTATCCCGGCGAAGTCGGGAGTTTCCGGCGGCATTGTTGCGGTGGCACCGGGTAAAGGCGCCATTGGCGCATTCTCACCACCACTGGACATGGCAGGGAATTCCGTGCGGGCGCAGTTGGCCATTGGCCAGTTGTCTAGAGCGATGGGATTGAACCTTTTCGCTTCTGCTCCCAACGGTTGA
- a CDS encoding acyl-CoA thioesterase: MAKGITFHTRKWVRPEDLNANGTLFGGSLLRWIDEEAAIYSIIQLGNKHVVTKFMSEINFIASAKEGDLIEMGLTAIDFGRTSITLRAEVRNIFTQESILTIEKIVFVNIGEDGQPEPHGYDHITYTRDRIPLEITKALV, translated from the coding sequence ATGGCTAAGGGTATTACTTTTCATACGCGTAAGTGGGTTCGCCCAGAAGATCTGAATGCAAATGGCACGCTGTTCGGCGGTAGCCTTTTGCGCTGGATTGATGAAGAAGCTGCAATCTACTCCATCATTCAGCTAGGCAACAAGCATGTTGTCACCAAGTTCATGTCAGAAATTAACTTCATCGCCTCTGCTAAGGAAGGCGACCTGATCGAGATGGGCCTGACCGCGATCGACTTCGGTCGAACCTCGATCACCCTGCGTGCAGAAGTACGCAACATCTTTACTCAGGAATCAATCCTCACCATCGAAAAGATCGTCTTCGTGAACATCGGTGAAGATGGCCAGCCTGAACCACATGGCTACGACCACATCACCTACACCCGCGACCGTATCCCGCTGGAAATCACCAAGGCACTCGTCTAA
- a CDS encoding VOC family protein, with product MGQMIFVNLPTADLATADKFYEALGFAKNPAFSDENATSWIIDENIFVMSLQQEFFASFLVNGDKPAIGSGHREALNALSSDTREGVDDFVTRAQAGGGSVYRPADEPFPGMYQAAVQDPDGHVWEISWMSPEALQSMEAPSN from the coding sequence ATGGGCCAAATGATTTTTGTTAATCTTCCGACCGCCGATCTAGCGACCGCAGACAAGTTCTATGAGGCACTGGGGTTCGCCAAGAATCCTGCCTTCTCCGACGAAAACGCCACGTCATGGATCATCGACGAGAATATTTTTGTCATGAGCCTGCAACAAGAATTCTTCGCCAGCTTCTTGGTCAACGGTGATAAGCCAGCAATTGGATCCGGGCATCGTGAAGCGTTGAACGCTTTGTCTTCCGATACCCGTGAGGGTGTCGATGATTTTGTGACAAGAGCCCAAGCAGGTGGCGGTAGCGTCTATCGTCCAGCCGATGAGCCGTTCCCTGGAATGTATCAGGCAGCAGTCCAAGACCCAGATGGCCATGTCTGGGAAATTTCGTGGATGAGCCCTGAAGCCTTGCAGTCCATGGAAGCTCCAAGCAACTAA